The Prosthecobacter vanneervenii genome has a segment encoding these proteins:
- a CDS encoding arylsulfatase produces the protein MTRLSILLLLLSCLTLQAASPKPNFVVILADDLGYSDLGCYGSEIATPNLDKLAAGGLRFTQFYNTARCWPTRSVLMTGHYAQQIGMDPQYGKFPAWVRTLPQRLAPLGYRSYHSGKWHVTNAPRVVADGGFTHSYHVAKQDNHFHPQRHELDDKPLPEPEGAWYSSIDIANHTIDFLKEHAQQHAGTPFFTYVAFTAPHFPIQALPEDIAKYKDTYTRGWPKTRAARFERQKQIGLVHTSLSDPEPQITAPSGKESDLEILGPGETRHAVPWDSLTPEQKQFQATKEAIHAAMIDRLDKEVGRVLEQLRVMNALENTLIVFLSDNGASAEVMVRGLGHDKAAPMGAAASYLCLGPGGSTVSNTPFRRHKIWTHEGGISTPLIAHWPQGINARGELRHTPGHVIDIAPTFIALAGGDIAAMPDNAPPFPGRSLVPVFVKDEAISRDYLFFNHSGNHALREGDWKLVSSGDEGNVWELYNLSTDRAESHNLATQEPERVKAMAARWEKLQAEFEAQAGPRPEPKKKGKGKKAEE, from the coding sequence ATGACCCGCCTGTCCATTCTCCTGCTGCTGCTTTCCTGCCTGACGCTCCAGGCTGCATCGCCCAAGCCGAACTTCGTCGTCATTCTGGCGGATGATCTCGGTTACTCCGATCTCGGCTGCTATGGCAGCGAGATTGCGACGCCGAATCTCGACAAGCTGGCGGCGGGTGGGCTGCGGTTCACGCAGTTTTACAATACGGCGCGCTGCTGGCCCACGCGCAGTGTTCTCATGACAGGGCACTACGCGCAGCAGATTGGCATGGACCCGCAGTATGGCAAATTTCCCGCATGGGTGCGCACGTTGCCGCAGCGGCTGGCTCCGCTGGGGTATCGCAGTTATCACTCCGGAAAGTGGCATGTGACCAATGCACCACGCGTCGTGGCGGATGGCGGCTTTACGCATTCCTACCATGTGGCCAAGCAGGACAATCACTTCCACCCGCAACGCCATGAGCTGGATGACAAGCCGCTGCCGGAGCCGGAAGGTGCCTGGTACTCCAGCATCGACATTGCCAATCACACCATCGACTTCCTCAAGGAGCACGCCCAGCAGCATGCTGGCACGCCTTTCTTCACTTACGTGGCATTCACTGCACCGCATTTCCCGATCCAGGCGCTGCCGGAGGACATCGCCAAATACAAGGACACCTACACCCGGGGGTGGCCCAAGACGCGGGCGGCACGTTTTGAGCGGCAGAAGCAGATCGGGCTGGTGCACACCAGCCTGTCTGATCCTGAGCCGCAGATCACCGCCCCCAGCGGCAAGGAGAGCGATCTGGAAATCCTCGGGCCGGGCGAGACTCGCCATGCCGTGCCGTGGGATAGCCTTACGCCTGAACAGAAGCAGTTTCAGGCCACGAAAGAGGCGATCCATGCAGCAATGATCGACAGGCTGGACAAGGAGGTGGGCAGGGTGCTGGAGCAACTTCGGGTCATGAATGCTTTGGAGAACACGCTCATCGTTTTCCTCTCTGACAATGGTGCGAGCGCCGAGGTCATGGTGCGAGGACTCGGGCACGACAAGGCGGCCCCGATGGGTGCCGCTGCCTCGTATCTGTGTCTCGGTCCAGGAGGATCCACGGTGTCCAACACCCCCTTCCGCCGACACAAAATCTGGACGCATGAGGGCGGTATCAGCACGCCTTTGATTGCCCACTGGCCCCAGGGAATCAACGCACGTGGAGAACTGCGTCACACACCGGGGCATGTCATCGACATCGCCCCCACCTTCATCGCTCTGGCTGGTGGCGACATCGCCGCCATGCCGGATAATGCCCCGCCATTTCCCGGCCGCAGTCTGGTGCCCGTCTTCGTCAAAGATGAGGCGATCAGCCGCGACTACCTGTTCTTCAATCACTCCGGCAACCACGCCCTGCGGGAAGGGGACTGGAAGCTCGTCAGCTCTGGTGATGAAGGAAATGTGTGGGAGCTCTACAACCTGAGCACCGACCGGGCGGAGTCTCACAACCTCGCCACCCAGGAACCCGAGCGCGTCAAGGCAATGGCTGCACGCTGGGAGAAACTGCAGGCGGAGTTTGAAGCACAGGCCGGACCTAGGCCGGAACCAAAGAAGAAAGGCAAAGGGAAGAAAGCAGAGGAGTGA
- a CDS encoding redoxin domain-containing protein produces the protein MFFHARLIAALFLLFSSFGSALDLPGTDGQIYNPMAAGSKKASVLFFVSPFCSTTKSFIKEINAIAADYGDKMAVYLVHSDPEVTKEVAMEHAILSEVKATVLLDKEQTLAKQVQAKITPEAVVIGPDGKTLYQGRINDLYLGPTKRQRAATTKDLRDALDAILSGKPVPAPQEPAQGCKIGGMK, from the coding sequence ATGTTTTTCCACGCACGACTCATTGCCGCGCTCTTCCTGCTGTTTTCCAGCTTTGGCTCTGCGCTCGATCTGCCCGGCACGGATGGTCAGATCTACAATCCGATGGCAGCAGGCAGCAAAAAAGCCTCAGTGCTCTTTTTTGTCTCCCCTTTCTGCTCCACCACGAAGTCCTTCATCAAGGAGATCAATGCCATCGCGGCGGACTATGGGGACAAGATGGCGGTGTATCTCGTGCACTCCGATCCCGAAGTCACCAAGGAGGTGGCCATGGAGCATGCCATTCTTTCCGAAGTGAAAGCCACGGTGCTGCTCGACAAGGAGCAGACGCTGGCCAAGCAGGTGCAGGCGAAGATCACGCCGGAAGCCGTGGTGATCGGCCCCGACGGCAAAACGCTGTATCAGGGCCGCATCAATGATCTCTACCTCGGCCCCACCAAACGCCAGCGTGCCGCCACCACCAAGGATCTGCGGGATGCGCTGGATGCTATTCTGAGCGGCAAACCGGTGCCTGCACCGCAGGAACCAGCCCAAGGCTGCAAGATCGGCGGCATGAAGTGA
- the fabD gene encoding ACP S-malonyltransferase: protein MNAVLLFAGQGAQKVGMGKDLAESYTAVRALFDQADATLGYSLSSIMYEGPMEELTKTSRCQPALYAHGLAILEVLKSKVPALNITATAGLSLGEFTAHAAAGTFDFATGLNLVFQRGSFMEEACENTKGAMLALLGGEESAIRELAQECDVDVANLNAPGQIVLSGSAEGIADAAAKAKDKGIKRAIPLPVAGAYHSRLMKSAQDKLAVALAAAPIQSPKVPVVCNFEARPVSTPEEIRSTLTSQVTGSVRWVESMQHLIAAGHTTFIELGPDATLAGLMGKIDKSVKVISIKDAASLDAAVAALTAG from the coding sequence ATGAACGCAGTCCTCCTCTTCGCCGGTCAAGGCGCCCAGAAAGTCGGCATGGGCAAAGATCTTGCTGAAAGCTACACCGCCGTACGCGCCCTTTTTGACCAGGCAGATGCCACTCTCGGCTACTCACTCTCCAGCATCATGTACGAGGGACCGATGGAGGAGCTGACCAAGACCTCCCGCTGCCAGCCGGCGCTCTACGCCCACGGGCTGGCCATTCTGGAAGTGCTGAAGAGCAAGGTCCCCGCGCTGAACATCACCGCCACCGCCGGGCTTTCTCTGGGTGAATTCACCGCCCACGCCGCCGCTGGCACCTTTGACTTTGCCACCGGTCTGAACCTCGTCTTCCAGCGCGGCAGCTTCATGGAGGAAGCCTGCGAAAACACCAAGGGCGCCATGCTGGCCCTGCTGGGTGGTGAGGAATCCGCCATCCGCGAACTGGCCCAGGAATGCGATGTGGACGTGGCCAATCTGAATGCCCCCGGCCAGATCGTGCTCAGCGGCAGCGCCGAAGGCATTGCTGATGCAGCGGCCAAAGCCAAGGACAAGGGCATCAAGCGCGCCATCCCCCTGCCCGTGGCTGGCGCCTACCACAGCCGCCTGATGAAGTCCGCGCAGGACAAGCTGGCCGTGGCTCTTGCTGCAGCCCCCATCCAGAGCCCGAAGGTTCCGGTGGTATGCAACTTTGAAGCTCGCCCCGTCTCGACTCCAGAGGAGATTCGCTCCACGCTCACCAGCCAGGTGACCGGCAGCGTGCGCTGGGTGGAGAGCATGCAGCACCTCATCGCCGCAGGGCACACCACCTTCATCGAGCTTGGACCTGATGCCACTCTTGCCGGACTCATGGGCAAGATCGACAAGAGCGTGAAGGTCATCAGCATCAAAGACGCGGCCTCGCTGGATGCAGCGGTGGCGGCGCTGACGGCGGGGTGA
- a CDS encoding glycerate kinase, giving the protein MRILIAIDKFKGSIPASVAAKSIASALAQALPGAVCDLCPIADGGEGTAEAVVTALNGEWCEAATFDAQSRPVTARYGLATSAGQSEAVMEMSAASGLAMVSDLPLNPATASTWGTGLMLQDALERGVKRIVIGIGGSATNDAGIGMAAALGFRFLDAAGAVLDPIIANIDRLARIEQPVDFTPPEILVACDVNNPLLGSHGCTRIYGPQKGVTDFEFFENRVRLLADVAKRDLGADHRDVPGAGAAGGLGFGLMTFCGARLTSGFDLIADLVHLHERIAVADLIITGEGRMDAQTLHGKGPMGVADMAHELGKPVAAFAGAIEAEDQLRTRIDLLCAIKPKDMPLAEAMQRGPELLVAAVTTQAQALRDLMTTA; this is encoded by the coding sequence ATGCGCATCCTGATCGCCATCGACAAGTTCAAGGGCTCCATCCCGGCCTCCGTGGCCGCCAAGTCCATCGCCTCTGCCTTGGCGCAAGCTCTCCCTGGAGCTGTCTGCGATCTCTGCCCCATCGCCGATGGAGGAGAAGGCACCGCCGAGGCAGTAGTGACCGCCCTGAACGGCGAGTGGTGTGAGGCAGCCACCTTTGACGCGCAAAGCCGCCCCGTCACCGCACGCTATGGACTCGCCACCTCGGCAGGACAGTCCGAAGCCGTGATGGAAATGAGTGCCGCCTCCGGCCTGGCCATGGTGAGCGATCTGCCGCTGAATCCGGCCACCGCCAGCACCTGGGGCACAGGCCTGATGCTGCAGGATGCTCTGGAGCGCGGGGTAAAGCGCATCGTCATCGGCATTGGCGGCAGCGCCACCAACGATGCAGGTATCGGCATGGCGGCCGCGCTTGGCTTCCGGTTTCTGGATGCCGCCGGAGCTGTGCTGGACCCGATCATTGCCAACATAGACCGGCTGGCCCGCATCGAGCAGCCTGTGGATTTCACCCCTCCCGAGATCCTGGTGGCCTGTGACGTGAACAATCCCCTGCTCGGCTCGCATGGCTGCACCCGCATCTACGGCCCGCAGAAAGGAGTCACGGACTTCGAGTTCTTTGAAAACCGCGTGCGACTTCTGGCAGACGTCGCCAAGCGTGATCTGGGCGCGGACCACCGGGATGTCCCCGGTGCAGGTGCGGCTGGCGGCCTGGGCTTTGGCCTCATGACCTTCTGCGGAGCCCGGCTCACCAGCGGCTTTGACCTCATCGCTGATCTCGTCCATCTGCACGAGCGCATTGCGGTGGCTGATCTCATCATCACTGGCGAGGGGCGCATGGATGCCCAGACACTGCATGGCAAGGGGCCCATGGGCGTGGCCGACATGGCGCATGAACTGGGCAAACCCGTGGCCGCCTTTGCCGGAGCCATCGAGGCCGAAGACCAGCTGCGCACACGCATCGATCTCCTCTGCGCCATCAAACCCAAGGACATGCCCCTGGCTGAGGCCATGCAGAGAGGCCCGGAACTCCTGGTGGCAGCCGTCACGACCCAGGCCCAGGCCCTCCGTGACCTCATGACCACCGCTTGA
- a CDS encoding ATP-binding protein yields MSLTALADLDSPLIASRPDDPAIEGKTVAVPAPTRFEQEQMELNLRNARMGAWFVMVMVPLCSFLDWMAYPDSYWQFLVLRLACAASCVPLLLALNRSLGRRYCRAYPIILPLLPALMICFMIYLSGDPGSGYYAGLLLCIVATAFVFHWTFREIGITLGLVVVAYFAATLPNLFTTDEPRALGIFVNNTGFLLLHCVVLYVGSRQHHAIRLREFANRCKVEDQREELAARNEELTATLKRLRETEAQLDQSEKLASIGRLSAGIVHEINNPLNYVKSAIYLLKKKGRNLPPEMAESFNSIAEDIGEGIDRVSAIVSDLRTFAHPENRGSRPVDLHETTRKALRLLAKEIGDRGVALLDEIPPGTIAQGDENYLIQILLNLVQNSLDALAGRPAPTIWLKAATTPNGVDLIVLDNGMGIPKENLSKIFDPFFTTKQVGQGMGLGLSICFRMIQQMGGEIKIDSLAGSHTQFTLSLKKPENT; encoded by the coding sequence ATGTCTCTGACAGCTTTGGCAGACCTCGATTCGCCGCTGATCGCGTCACGCCCCGATGACCCCGCAATTGAGGGGAAAACGGTGGCCGTGCCTGCGCCCACGAGGTTTGAGCAGGAGCAGATGGAGCTGAATCTGCGGAACGCCCGAATGGGGGCATGGTTTGTGATGGTGATGGTGCCATTGTGCAGCTTTCTGGACTGGATGGCCTACCCTGACAGTTACTGGCAGTTTCTGGTGCTTCGTCTGGCCTGCGCGGCCAGCTGTGTGCCTCTGCTGCTGGCGCTAAATCGCTCTCTCGGGCGGAGGTACTGCCGTGCCTATCCAATCATCCTGCCACTGCTCCCGGCGTTGATGATCTGCTTCATGATCTACCTCAGCGGCGATCCCGGTTCCGGCTACTATGCGGGTTTGCTGCTGTGCATCGTCGCCACGGCCTTTGTCTTCCATTGGACGTTTCGAGAGATCGGCATCACGCTCGGACTGGTGGTGGTGGCTTATTTTGCCGCCACGCTGCCAAATCTTTTCACCACAGATGAACCGCGTGCGCTGGGTATTTTTGTCAACAACACCGGTTTCCTCCTGCTGCACTGTGTGGTGCTCTACGTAGGCAGCCGCCAGCATCACGCGATCCGCCTGCGGGAGTTTGCCAACCGCTGCAAGGTGGAAGACCAGCGCGAGGAGCTGGCTGCGCGCAATGAAGAGCTGACCGCCACGCTGAAACGCCTGCGTGAGACCGAGGCCCAGCTGGATCAGAGCGAGAAGCTCGCCTCTATCGGTCGTCTCAGTGCCGGGATCGTGCACGAGATCAACAATCCGCTGAACTACGTGAAGTCAGCGATCTACCTTCTGAAGAAAAAAGGCCGCAATCTGCCACCCGAAATGGCGGAGAGCTTCAACAGCATCGCCGAGGACATCGGAGAGGGCATCGACCGTGTGAGCGCCATCGTGTCCGACCTGCGTACTTTTGCACATCCGGAAAATCGTGGCTCCCGCCCCGTGGATCTGCACGAAACCACCCGCAAAGCCCTGCGTCTGCTGGCCAAGGAGATTGGAGATCGTGGCGTGGCGCTGCTGGACGAGATTCCTCCGGGAACCATCGCGCAGGGAGATGAAAACTATCTCATTCAGATCCTGCTCAACCTCGTGCAAAATAGCCTGGATGCACTGGCCGGTCGCCCGGCACCGACCATCTGGCTGAAGGCTGCCACCACCCCAAACGGCGTCGATCTCATCGTGCTGGACAACGGCATGGGCATCCCAAAGGAAAACCTCTCCAAGATCTTTGATCCGTTCTTCACTACCAAGCAGGTGGGACAGGGCATGGGGCTGGGCCTGAGCATCTGCTTCCGCATGATCCAGCAGATGGGCGGGGAAATAAAGATCGACTCACTGGCGGGCAGTCACACCCAGTTCACCCTGAGCCTGAAGAAACCTGAAAACACCTGA
- a CDS encoding hybrid sensor histidine kinase/response regulator, translated as MSSQMLSPYHILYVDDEEKALRYFKEIFGDEYTIHTATNAMDGYRILQTYGPQIGLLLTDQRMPGPSGVELMEHARKLNPNLVRILVTAYTDYQAAVDAVNSGRCFRYLHKPWDPDELSMVLKHALDYYHALIERERLLAEKADTVRSMLSADKVSGLGILAEGLNHHLRNALTVVRAFIDLAPMKLMEEIGGAHPRDPSFWIDVQNQAQSQLERIQSMLARLAEASHSKQLDRTDQCHLKSVLNEMVELFGPQMAEKKLQIVVDVDDTLPPVVVHGARFRQMWRLIFMEELTHLSAGDSIHISAKVERDARGRCHVNMYVRDNGIWEGTDKPVNLFDPFYTRSRKPDDFGVNMMACYVTMHLHGGNAEAHHLDPRGLELKLTLPLDNGFEPKQEEDFFHTLLTHEKRWKQREEMAAA; from the coding sequence ATGTCGAGCCAGATGCTATCGCCTTATCACATTCTCTACGTCGATGACGAGGAGAAGGCGTTGCGCTACTTCAAAGAGATCTTCGGTGACGAATACACCATCCACACCGCCACCAATGCGATGGATGGCTACCGCATTCTGCAGACCTACGGTCCGCAGATCGGTCTGCTGCTCACAGACCAGCGCATGCCCGGTCCCAGCGGGGTGGAACTGATGGAGCATGCACGCAAGCTCAACCCAAATCTGGTTCGCATCCTCGTCACAGCCTACACGGACTACCAGGCGGCCGTGGATGCGGTGAATTCCGGACGCTGTTTCCGCTATCTCCACAAGCCTTGGGACCCCGACGAGCTCAGCATGGTGCTCAAACACGCGCTGGACTACTACCATGCGCTCATCGAGCGCGAGCGCCTGCTGGCTGAAAAAGCAGACACCGTGCGCAGCATGCTCTCGGCGGACAAGGTCTCCGGCCTGGGAATCCTCGCAGAAGGCCTGAATCACCACCTGCGCAATGCTCTGACAGTGGTGCGCGCCTTCATCGACCTGGCCCCCATGAAGCTCATGGAGGAAATCGGCGGAGCACACCCACGCGACCCCTCATTCTGGATCGATGTGCAAAACCAGGCGCAGTCGCAGCTGGAGCGTATTCAGTCAATGCTTGCCCGGCTGGCAGAGGCCTCGCACTCAAAGCAGCTAGACCGTACAGACCAATGCCATCTCAAGTCTGTGCTCAACGAGATGGTGGAGCTATTTGGCCCTCAGATGGCGGAAAAGAAGCTGCAGATCGTGGTGGATGTGGACGACACGCTGCCGCCCGTTGTCGTTCACGGGGCGCGCTTCCGCCAGATGTGGCGCCTCATCTTCATGGAAGAGCTGACGCACCTCAGCGCAGGAGACAGCATCCATATCAGCGCAAAGGTGGAGCGCGATGCCCGCGGACGCTGTCATGTGAACATGTATGTGCGCGACAACGGCATCTGGGAAGGCACGGATAAGCCCGTGAATCTTTTTGATCCCTTCTACACCCGCAGCCGCAAGCCCGATGATTTCGGCGTGAACATGATGGCATGCTACGTGACCATGCACCTGCATGGTGGCAATGCCGAGGCTCACCATCTGGATCCACGCGGGCTGGAGTTGAAGCTCACGCTGCCACTGGACAACGGCTTTGAGCCCAAGCAAGAGGAGGACTTCTTCCACACGCTGCTCACCCACGAGAAACGCTGGAAGCAGCGCGAGGAAATGGCGGCGGCGTGA
- a CDS encoding Gfo/Idh/MocA family protein, with translation MNARQPATSRRQFLARSATAAAAFGFPAIVSARSPNEKLNLVFIGVGGRGAANVKELTGVALYTPPRGKNAGKPDAGIQPPPAVEPRENVVALCDVNGENLDRAGAAFPKAQKFRDFRKLYDSVSAGEIDAVVISTTEHTHAYATLPALLMKKPVYCEKPLTHNVAEARFITEAAARAGVVTQMGTQIHGMPNYRRVVELIQSGAIGKVTEAHVCVSRAWGLQSKEEAEKNGDIVHVTERPAEAETPPPYLDWDLWIGPAPMRPYSSVYFPGPKWYRWWDFGNGTMSDLGSHWNDLPYWALKLDAPLSVEAFGPPPHPEIAPASMHAVYEYGPRGDMPACQLHWHQGADKPDVWKNDPIISKWSSGVLFVGDKGMLLSDYSKHLLLPEAAFKDFQAPKPFIADSPGQHAEFLAAIRNGTPTGSPFSYAGPLTEANHLGNVAHRAGGKIVWDAKAMRITNNEAANRFLSRVPRDGWKLG, from the coding sequence ATGAACGCTCGCCAGCCTGCCACCTCCCGCCGTCAGTTCCTTGCCCGCAGCGCCACGGCTGCTGCGGCCTTTGGATTTCCCGCCATCGTCAGTGCGCGCTCTCCCAATGAGAAACTGAATCTCGTCTTCATTGGTGTGGGCGGGCGTGGCGCGGCCAATGTCAAAGAGCTGACCGGTGTGGCGCTATACACCCCGCCGCGTGGAAAGAATGCTGGCAAGCCGGATGCAGGCATACAGCCACCGCCAGCAGTCGAGCCGCGTGAAAACGTGGTGGCTCTGTGCGATGTGAATGGCGAGAACCTCGACCGCGCAGGTGCCGCCTTTCCCAAGGCGCAGAAGTTTCGCGATTTCCGCAAGCTGTACGATTCTGTCAGTGCTGGCGAGATCGATGCCGTGGTGATCAGCACCACCGAGCATACGCATGCCTACGCCACACTGCCTGCGCTGCTGATGAAGAAGCCGGTGTATTGTGAAAAGCCGCTCACCCATAACGTGGCCGAGGCCCGCTTCATCACCGAGGCCGCCGCCAGAGCGGGTGTGGTCACACAGATGGGCACGCAGATTCATGGCATGCCCAACTACCGCCGTGTGGTGGAGCTCATCCAGAGCGGCGCGATCGGCAAAGTCACCGAGGCGCACGTATGCGTCTCGCGCGCCTGGGGGCTGCAGAGCAAGGAGGAGGCGGAAAAGAATGGAGACATCGTCCACGTCACCGAACGTCCTGCCGAAGCCGAGACGCCACCACCATACCTCGACTGGGATCTCTGGATCGGTCCGGCACCGATGCGTCCTTACAGCAGCGTTTATTTCCCCGGCCCGAAATGGTACCGCTGGTGGGACTTTGGGAATGGCACGATGTCCGATCTAGGCAGCCACTGGAATGATCTTCCCTATTGGGCGCTGAAACTGGATGCGCCACTCAGTGTCGAAGCTTTTGGTCCGCCGCCACACCCAGAGATCGCTCCCGCCTCCATGCATGCCGTGTATGAATACGGACCACGGGGCGACATGCCGGCCTGCCAGCTCCACTGGCACCAGGGTGCAGACAAGCCCGATGTCTGGAAGAATGATCCCATCATCAGCAAATGGAGCAGTGGTGTGCTGTTTGTGGGAGACAAAGGGATGCTGCTCTCAGATTACAGCAAGCACCTCCTGCTGCCGGAAGCAGCTTTCAAAGACTTTCAGGCACCGAAGCCCTTCATCGCCGACTCCCCGGGGCAGCATGCCGAATTTCTTGCTGCCATCCGCAATGGCACGCCCACCGGCAGCCCCTTCAGCTATGCAGGCCCGCTTACTGAGGCAAATCATCTCGGCAACGTAGCCCACCGCGCCGGAGGCAAAATCGTCTGGGATGCCAAAGCCATGCGCATCACCAACAACGAGGCTGCCAATCGCTTCCTGAGCCGCGTGCCACGCGATGGGTGGAAGCTGGGCTGA
- a CDS encoding sulfatase has protein sequence MLRTLAAYLCSAGLLIAQTPAPAPAPTNPETVPAAASAPAPAPGAATPAAPAPAAPPASAPAAESSPPAPLPPIQPPPVKVPVVPQLPAGPPPNIIVVLIDDMGWTDLGCYGSKYYETPHIDQLAKDGMRFTQAYSACTVCSPTRAAMMTGKSPARLHITDWIAGHVPSNGRLLVPNWTMHLPLEEETIAERLKTRGYATASIGKWHLGEEEYYPTKQGFDVNIGGAHIGSPPSYFSPYKIATLPDGPKDEFLSDRLTDEAVKFIEKNMEKPFFVYLPHYGVHTPIMGKPEVVAKYQAKKPAGGHSNPVYAALVESIDDSVGKLRAKLSELKLSENTLFIFTSDNGGLSHLVRPQGWSRGPTDNSPARLGKGSAYEGGVHIPLIVSWPALVKPDTTCDVPVITYDHVPTLLAATQTPLKKDQIVDGESLLPLLGGTDTLAREAIYWHYPHYHPGSARPYSAIREGDWKLILFHEDNHLELYNLKLDAGEEDNRAPFDSVRALQLRDKLMAWLKDTGAQIPERNPKYDPDKALNEPKKAGEGKKKKAE, from the coding sequence ATGCTTCGAACTCTCGCCGCCTACCTTTGCAGTGCCGGTCTTTTGATCGCTCAAACTCCCGCTCCAGCGCCAGCACCGACCAATCCGGAGACGGTGCCAGCGGCAGCTAGTGCACCTGCCCCCGCCCCCGGTGCTGCCACGCCTGCGGCTCCAGCGCCCGCCGCCCCTCCGGCATCAGCTCCGGCTGCAGAATCTTCCCCGCCTGCTCCGCTGCCCCCCATCCAGCCGCCGCCGGTGAAGGTTCCTGTGGTGCCCCAGCTTCCTGCCGGGCCGCCGCCAAACATCATCGTGGTGCTCATCGATGACATGGGCTGGACCGATCTCGGCTGTTATGGATCAAAGTACTACGAGACGCCGCACATCGACCAACTGGCCAAGGACGGCATGCGTTTCACCCAGGCGTATTCGGCCTGCACGGTCTGCTCCCCCACGCGTGCGGCCATGATGACAGGCAAGTCTCCTGCGCGCCTTCACATCACTGACTGGATCGCCGGTCATGTGCCAAGCAATGGCCGCCTGCTCGTTCCCAACTGGACAATGCACCTGCCGCTGGAGGAAGAGACCATCGCCGAGCGGCTCAAAACTCGTGGTTACGCCACAGCCAGCATCGGCAAATGGCATCTTGGCGAGGAGGAGTATTACCCCACCAAGCAGGGCTTTGATGTGAACATCGGCGGCGCACACATCGGCTCGCCGCCGAGCTATTTCTCCCCTTACAAGATCGCCACGCTGCCGGATGGCCCCAAGGATGAATTTCTGAGCGACAGGCTCACGGACGAGGCGGTGAAGTTCATCGAAAAAAACATGGAGAAACCGTTCTTCGTCTATCTCCCGCACTACGGCGTGCACACGCCGATCATGGGCAAGCCGGAGGTCGTCGCCAAGTATCAGGCCAAAAAGCCCGCAGGTGGTCACAGCAACCCCGTGTATGCCGCGCTCGTCGAGAGCATCGACGACAGCGTGGGCAAACTACGCGCCAAGCTGAGCGAACTGAAGCTCAGCGAAAACACCCTCTTCATCTTCACCAGCGACAACGGCGGACTGAGCCATCTCGTCAGGCCCCAGGGCTGGTCACGCGGCCCCACAGACAACAGTCCTGCCCGCCTGGGCAAAGGCAGCGCCTACGAGGGTGGTGTGCACATTCCGCTCATTGTCAGCTGGCCTGCCTTGGTGAAGCCGGACACCACCTGTGATGTGCCGGTCATCACCTATGACCATGTACCCACACTGCTGGCCGCCACGCAGACGCCGCTGAAGAAGGATCAGATCGTCGATGGAGAATCCCTGCTGCCTCTGCTCGGAGGCACTGACACGCTGGCACGCGAGGCCATTTACTGGCACTACCCACACTACCACCCCGGCAGCGCACGTCCCTACAGCGCCATCCGCGAAGGTGACTGGAAGCTCATCCTCTTCCATGAGGACAACCATCTGGAGCTTTACAATCTCAAGCTCGACGCCGGAGAAGAAGACAACCGCGCCCCCTTTGACTCCGTGCGTGCTCTGCAGTTGCGAGACAAGCTCATGGCCTGGCTCAAGGATACCGGAGCACAGATCCCGGAGCGCAATCCGAAGTATGATCCTGACAAGGCGCTGAATGAGCCGAAGAAAGCAGGAGAAGGCAAAAAGAAGAAGGCGGAATAG